The proteins below are encoded in one region of Pontibacter deserti:
- the nuoK gene encoding NADH-quinone oxidoreductase subunit NuoK — translation MNQIPEIIRTIPLEYYLFFSTALFAIGVIGVLTRRNAIIIFMCVELMLNAVNVLLTALSAYRADANGQVFVFFIMAVAAAEVCVGLAIIVMIYRNIRSTDVQLLNHLKW, via the coding sequence ATGAACCAGATACCTGAAATTATCAGAACCATTCCGCTGGAATATTACCTGTTCTTTAGCACCGCTCTTTTTGCCATTGGCGTAATCGGCGTACTTACCAGACGCAATGCCATTATCATCTTTATGTGCGTGGAGCTGATGCTAAATGCTGTAAACGTATTACTTACAGCACTTTCTGCTTACCGCGCAGACGCCAATGGGCAGGTTTTCGTGTTTTTCATTATGGCTGTGGCCGCTGCCGAAGTTTGCGTTGGCCTGGCAATTATAGTAATGATCTACCGTAACATACGCTCTACGGACGTGCAATTGCTGAACCACCTGAAGTGGTAA
- a CDS encoding NuoI/complex I 23 kDa subunit family protein — translation MEPLSNRSKKVQKREMTFAERAYLPAIAQGLGITLKHFFKKKATINYPEQTRERSDIWRGLHVLKRDENGAERCTACGLCAVACPAEAITMIAGERKAGEEHLYREEKYAVTYEVNMLRCIFCGLCEEACPKAAIFLQDDKIAPARYERDEFIYGKDRLVEPLKTTETK, via the coding sequence ATGGAACCATTATCAAATAGAAGCAAGAAAGTGCAGAAGCGCGAGATGACCTTTGCTGAAAGGGCTTATCTTCCGGCTATTGCACAAGGCTTGGGCATTACATTAAAACACTTCTTTAAGAAGAAGGCAACTATAAATTACCCTGAGCAAACGCGTGAACGCAGCGATATCTGGCGTGGCCTGCACGTGCTAAAGCGCGATGAGAATGGCGCCGAGCGTTGCACTGCCTGCGGACTTTGCGCCGTTGCCTGCCCTGCAGAAGCTATTACCATGATTGCTGGAGAGCGTAAGGCTGGCGAAGAGCATCTGTATCGTGAAGAAAAGTATGCAGTTACTTATGAAGTAAATATGCTGCGTTGCATCTTCTGTGGTCTGTGCGAAGAAGCCTGCCCAAAGGCTGCCATCTTCCTGCAGGATGATAAAATTGCCCCAGCCCGCTACGAGCGCGACGAATTTATTTATGGCAAAGACCGACTGGTAGAGCCGTTAAAAACAACTGAAACGAAATAA
- a CDS encoding DUF6929 family protein: MTDKKKRVDATEMESTKPSATITAKHFYKDIPSGSGIEATSEGFYIIGDDTPFLYQLDKNYNQVAKYELFDTADFKKGRIPKPLKPDLESLTTFKYKNKSYLFTLGSGSSEVRNKAYLVELPIVAEKAVVKVIDLKELFNTLQKNKSVVGEELLNIEGLDFSEDKVYLLQRALNKAGNLVLTFELSDFNSFLFEGKPLPAPALYFAKLPSLQGYQAGFSGAYVLDEKLFFTASVESAPDAIQDGEVLGSYVGYIPLADLPKATSQDKPVIAKAEKITDKKGGTYIGKVESLVVEKGVKPGKYKVIAISDDDKGHSEILEVEFIVE; encoded by the coding sequence ATGACTGATAAAAAGAAAAGGGTTGATGCTACCGAAATGGAAAGTACGAAGCCATCAGCAACTATAACGGCGAAACATTTTTACAAGGATATTCCGTCCGGCTCAGGTATAGAAGCAACTTCTGAAGGCTTTTACATCATCGGCGACGATACCCCTTTTTTATACCAGCTGGATAAGAACTATAATCAGGTAGCTAAGTATGAGCTTTTCGATACCGCTGATTTTAAGAAGGGCCGCATCCCAAAACCGCTGAAACCTGACCTGGAAAGCTTAACAACCTTTAAGTATAAAAATAAAAGTTACCTGTTTACACTTGGCTCCGGCTCTTCGGAAGTCCGGAATAAAGCTTATTTGGTTGAGTTGCCTATAGTTGCTGAGAAAGCTGTTGTAAAAGTGATCGATCTGAAAGAGTTGTTTAATACACTTCAGAAAAACAAGTCTGTTGTAGGTGAAGAACTGCTGAACATTGAAGGCCTTGACTTCTCAGAAGACAAAGTATACCTGCTGCAACGTGCATTAAACAAAGCCGGAAACCTGGTACTTACTTTTGAGCTATCAGACTTCAATTCTTTTCTGTTTGAAGGTAAGCCACTTCCTGCGCCTGCGTTATACTTTGCTAAACTTCCTTCTCTGCAAGGTTACCAGGCTGGTTTTTCAGGTGCTTATGTTTTGGATGAGAAGCTTTTCTTTACGGCATCTGTAGAAAGTGCACCAGATGCTATTCAGGACGGAGAAGTACTCGGGAGCTATGTTGGCTATATTCCTTTAGCAGATCTACCTAAGGCTACTTCTCAGGATAAACCTGTAATCGCAAAAGCTGAAAAAATTACCGATAAGAAAGGGGGAACCTACATCGGTAAAGTAGAATCGCTGGTAGTTGAGAAAGGAGTGAAGCCCGGAAAGTATAAAGTCATTGCCATTTCAGATGATGACAAAGGCCATTCTGAGATTCTGGAAGTAGAGTTTATAGTTGAGTAA
- a CDS encoding NADH-quinone oxidoreductase subunit J family protein, with the protein MTENLFYFLASLTLLCALMVVISKNPVHSIIFLIITFFTISGHYVLLNAQFLAAVNIIVYAGAIMVLFLFVIMFLNISKNERDLKTSALTKISGTIAGGMLFVVMIAALKDAEVAGYNAENYNSQIGMVENLGKVLFTQYLLPFELASVLFLVAMVGAVMLGKKETGERHF; encoded by the coding sequence ATGACGGAGAATCTGTTCTATTTTCTGGCTTCGCTTACATTGCTTTGCGCCCTGATGGTTGTGATATCTAAAAACCCGGTGCACAGCATTATTTTCCTGATCATTACCTTCTTCACCATTTCAGGGCACTATGTGCTGTTAAATGCGCAGTTCCTGGCAGCAGTAAACATCATTGTTTACGCCGGTGCAATCATGGTATTGTTCCTATTCGTGATCATGTTCCTGAACATCAGCAAGAATGAAAGGGACCTTAAAACATCTGCACTTACTAAAATCTCCGGAACTATAGCTGGCGGTATGTTATTCGTGGTGATGATCGCGGCCTTGAAAGATGCTGAAGTAGCTGGCTACAACGCTGAGAACTATAACTCACAGATCGGTATGGTGGAAAACCTTGGTAAGGTGTTATTTACGCAGTACCTGTTGCCTTTCGAGTTAGCCTCTGTGCTGTTCCTGGTTGCCATGGTTGGTGCCGTAATGTTAGGTAAGAAAGAAACCGGAGAAAGACACTTCTAA